A single region of the Phyllostomus discolor isolate MPI-MPIP mPhyDis1 chromosome 14, mPhyDis1.pri.v3, whole genome shotgun sequence genome encodes:
- the SEMA6C gene encoding semaphorin-6C isoform X2, producing MPRAPHFMPLLLLLLSLPHTQAAFPQDPLPLLTSDLQGSSPLSWFRGLEDDAVVAELGLDFQKFLTLNRTLLVAARDHVFSFDLQAQEEGEGLVPNKYLTWRSQDMENCALRGKLTDECYNYIRVLVPWDSQTLLACGTNSFSPVCRSYGITSLQQEGEELSGQARCPFDATQSNVAIFAEGSLYSATAADFQASDAVVYRSLGPQPPLRSAKYDSKWLREPHFVHALEHGDHVYFFFREVSVEDARLGRVQFSRVARVCKRDMGGSPRALDRHWTSFLKLRLNCSVPGDSAFYFDVLQALTGPVNLHGRSALFGVFTTQTNSIPGSAVCAFYLDDIERGFEGKFKEQRSLDGAWTPVSEDRVPSPRPGSCAGVGVAALFPSSRDLPDDVLTFIKAHPLLDPAVPPATHQPLLTLTSRALLTQVAVDGTAGPYGNTTVLFLGSNDGRVLKVLPPGDQSGGREPILLEEIDAYSPSRCSGKRAAQTARRVIGLELDTESHRLFVAFSGCIIYLPLSRCTQHAACRRSCLASQDPYCGWHSSRGCVDIRVPGGTDVDPAGNQESREHGDCQDGAAGSQSGTGSSAYGVRRDLPAASASRSVPIPLLLACVAAAFALGASVSGLLVSCACRRAHRCRSKDIETPGLPRPLSLRSLARLHGPGPEPPPPSKDGDTAQTHQLYTTFLPPPEAGPPPDLACLPTPESTPELPVKHLRNAGGPWEWNQNGNNAKEGPGRARSGNSAGGPAPRVLVRPPPRGCPGQAVEVTTLEELLRYLHAPQPPRKGAEPLGPLTPRALPAEPAPAATLLVGSSLLPRECAPPLRLDVPPDGQCPVPPGRPVPAPRLGVGGSRRLPFSAHRAPPALLTRVPSGGPSRYSGRHLYLGRPEGYRGRTLKRVDMEKPQLPRKLPLVLPSSQPAVPGGSHFNF from the exons ATGCCCCGAGCCCCCCACTTCATGCCCTTGCTGCTACTGCTGCTCTCACTGCCCCACACCCAGGCTGCTTTCCCCCAGGACCCCCTCCCTCTGCTGACCTCTGACCTGCAAG GTTCTTCCCCGTTATCCTGGTTCCGGGGCCTGGAAGATGATGCCGTGGTTGCTGAACTTGGCCTGGACTTCCAGAAATTCCTGACCTTGAACCGGACCTTGCTGGTGGCTGCCCG GGATCATGTTTTCTCCTTTGATCTACAAGCgcaagaagaaggggaggggctggtgCCCAACAAG TATCTAACATGGAGGAGCCAGGACATGGAGAACTGTGCTTTGCGGGGGAAGCTGACG GATGAGTGCTACAACTACATTCGTGTTCTTGTTCCCTGGGACTCGCAGACACTCCTTGCCTGTGGAACGAACTCGTTCAGCCCTGTGTGCCGCAGCTATGGG atAACTTCGCTGCAGCAGGAGGGTGAGGAGCTGAGTGGGCAGGCTCGATGCCCCTTTGATGCCACCCAGTCCAACGTGGCCATCTTTGCAG AGGGCAGCCTGTATTCAGCCACAGCTGCAGATTTCCAGGCCAGCGATGCTGTAGTTTACAGAAGCCTTGGCCCTCAGCCCCCGCTCCGCTCCGCCAAGTACGACTCCAAGTGGCTCCGAG AGCCACACTTTGTCCATGCCTTGGAGCATGGAGACCATGTCTACTTCTTCTTCCGAGAGGTCTCCGTGGAGGATGCCCGGCTGGGGAGG GTCCAGTTCTCCCGTGTGGCCCGTGTGTGTAAGCGTGACATGGGTGGCTCACCCCGGGCCTTGGACCGGCATTGGACATCCTTCCTGAAGCTTCGGCTCAATTGCTCTGTCCCTGGGGACTCTGCCTTCTATTTTGATGTCTTACAGGCCTTGACTGGGCCTGTGAACTTGCATGGCCGCTCTGCTCTCTTTGGGGTCTTCACCACCCAGACCAATAG CATCCCTGGCTCTGCGGTCTGTGCATTCTACCTGGATGATATTGAACGTGGATTTGAGGGCAAGTTCAAGGAGCAGAGGAGTCTGGATGGGGCCTGGACCCCTGTGTCTGAGGAcagggtcccctcccccag GCCAGGATCCTGTGCAGGAGTAGGTGTAGCTGCCTTGTTCCCCTCTTCCCGAGATCTCCCTGACGACGTCCTGACCTTCATTAAGGCTCACCCACTGCTGGACCCTGCCGTGCCACCTGCCAcccaccagcctctgctcaccCTCACCAGCAG GGCCCTACTGACCCAGGTAGCTGTGGATGGCACTGCTGGTCCCTATGGTAACACCACAGTCCTATTCCTTGGCTCCAATGATGGGAGAGTGTTGAAGGTGCTGCCCCCTGGGGACCAATCTGGGGGACGTGAGCCCATCCTGTTGGAAGAGATTGATGCCTACAGCCCCTCCCG GTGCAGTGGGAAGCGGGCAGCCCAAACAGCACGGCGGGTCATAGGGCTGGAGCTGGACACTGAAAGTCACAGGCTGTTTGTGGCTTTTTCTGGCTGTATCATCTACCTCCCTCTCAGTCGTTGTACCCAGCATGCAGCCTGTCGGAG GAGCTGCCTGGCTTCTCAGGACCCATACTGTGGATGGCATAGCTCCAGAGGCTGTGTGGATATCAGGGTACCTGGTGG GACTGACGTGGATCCAGCTGGGAACCAGGAATCCAGGGAGCATGGCGACTGCCAAG ACGGAGCTGCCGGGAGTCAGTCTGGCACGGGGTCTTCCGCTTACG GCGTGCGCCGGGATCTCCCAGCAGCCTCAGCCTCCCGCTCCGTCCCCATCCCGCTGctcctggcctgtgtggctgcaGCCTTCGCCCTGGGTGCCTCAGTCTCTGGCCTCCTGGTCTCCTGTGCTTGTCGCCGCGCCCACCGATGTAGGAGCAAGGACATAGAGACCCCGGGGCTCCCACGCCCTCTCTCCCTTCGAAGCTTGGCCCGGTTGCACGGGCCGGGCCCAGAGCCACCGCCGCCCTCCAAGGATGGAGACACGGCGCAGACCCACCAGCTCTATAccaccttcctgcctcctccagagGCTGGGCCCCCTCCGGACCtggcctgcctgcccaccccggAGTCCACACCCGAGCTGCCAGTCAAGCACCTCCGCAACGCAGGAGGTCCCTGGGAGTGGAACCAGAATGGGAACAACGCCAAGGAGGGCCCAGGCCGTGCACGCAGCGGGAACTCGGCAGGCGGCCCTGCGCCACGCGTGCTGGTGAGGCCGCCGCCACGCGGCTGCCCCGGGCAGGCCGTGGAAGTCACCACCCTGGAGGAATTGCTGCGCTACCTGCATGCTCCGCAACCACCCCGGAAGGGAGCTGAGCCCCTCGGCCCCCTGACCCCACGGGCGCTCCCCGCAGAGCCCGCCCCGGCCGCCACCCTCTTGGTAGGCTCCAGCCTTCTGCCCCGGGAATGCGCCCCACCGCTGCGGCTGGACGTGCCCCCAGACGGGCAGTGCCCGGTGCCCCCAGGCCGGCCGGTCCCTGCTccccggctgggggtggggggcagccggAGGTTGCCCTTTTCCGCTCACCGCGCGCCCCCCGCCCTGCTCACGCGAGTCCCCTCTGGAGGTCCCTCCAGGTACTCGGGGAGACACCTGTACCTGGGCCGCCCAGAGGGCTACCGGGGCCGCACCCTGAAGAGGGTGGACATGGAGAAGCCCCAGTTGCCCCGGAAGCTCCCCCTAGTCCTACCCTCCTCCCAGCCGGCCGTCCCTGGCGGCAGCCATTTTAACTTCTAA
- the SEMA6C gene encoding semaphorin-6C isoform X1 has translation MPRAPHFMPLLLLLLSLPHTQAAFPQDPLPLLTSDLQGSSPLSWFRGLEDDAVVAELGLDFQKFLTLNRTLLVAARDHVFSFDLQAQEEGEGLVPNKYLTWRSQDMENCALRGKLTDECYNYIRVLVPWDSQTLLACGTNSFSPVCRSYGITSLQQEGEELSGQARCPFDATQSNVAIFAEGSLYSATAADFQASDAVVYRSLGPQPPLRSAKYDSKWLREPHFVHALEHGDHVYFFFREVSVEDARLGRVQFSRVARVCKRDMGGSPRALDRHWTSFLKLRLNCSVPGDSAFYFDVLQALTGPVNLHGRSALFGVFTTQTNSIPGSAVCAFYLDDIERGFEGKFKEQRSLDGAWTPVSEDRVPSPRPGSCAGVGVAALFPSSRDLPDDVLTFIKAHPLLDPAVPPATHQPLLTLTSRALLTQVAVDGTAGPYGNTTVLFLGSNDGRVLKVLPPGDQSGGREPILLEEIDAYSPSRCSGKRAAQTARRVIGLELDTESHRLFVAFSGCIIYLPLSRCTQHAACRRSCLASQDPYCGWHSSRGCVDIRVPGGTDVDPAGNQESREHGDCQDGAAGSQSGTGSSAYVLLGPGPFPETPSPPSDAHPRPQSSTLGAHTQGVRRDLPAASASRSVPIPLLLACVAAAFALGASVSGLLVSCACRRAHRCRSKDIETPGLPRPLSLRSLARLHGPGPEPPPPSKDGDTAQTHQLYTTFLPPPEAGPPPDLACLPTPESTPELPVKHLRNAGGPWEWNQNGNNAKEGPGRARSGNSAGGPAPRVLVRPPPRGCPGQAVEVTTLEELLRYLHAPQPPRKGAEPLGPLTPRALPAEPAPAATLLVGSSLLPRECAPPLRLDVPPDGQCPVPPGRPVPAPRLGVGGSRRLPFSAHRAPPALLTRVPSGGPSRYSGRHLYLGRPEGYRGRTLKRVDMEKPQLPRKLPLVLPSSQPAVPGGSHFNF, from the exons ATGCCCCGAGCCCCCCACTTCATGCCCTTGCTGCTACTGCTGCTCTCACTGCCCCACACCCAGGCTGCTTTCCCCCAGGACCCCCTCCCTCTGCTGACCTCTGACCTGCAAG GTTCTTCCCCGTTATCCTGGTTCCGGGGCCTGGAAGATGATGCCGTGGTTGCTGAACTTGGCCTGGACTTCCAGAAATTCCTGACCTTGAACCGGACCTTGCTGGTGGCTGCCCG GGATCATGTTTTCTCCTTTGATCTACAAGCgcaagaagaaggggaggggctggtgCCCAACAAG TATCTAACATGGAGGAGCCAGGACATGGAGAACTGTGCTTTGCGGGGGAAGCTGACG GATGAGTGCTACAACTACATTCGTGTTCTTGTTCCCTGGGACTCGCAGACACTCCTTGCCTGTGGAACGAACTCGTTCAGCCCTGTGTGCCGCAGCTATGGG atAACTTCGCTGCAGCAGGAGGGTGAGGAGCTGAGTGGGCAGGCTCGATGCCCCTTTGATGCCACCCAGTCCAACGTGGCCATCTTTGCAG AGGGCAGCCTGTATTCAGCCACAGCTGCAGATTTCCAGGCCAGCGATGCTGTAGTTTACAGAAGCCTTGGCCCTCAGCCCCCGCTCCGCTCCGCCAAGTACGACTCCAAGTGGCTCCGAG AGCCACACTTTGTCCATGCCTTGGAGCATGGAGACCATGTCTACTTCTTCTTCCGAGAGGTCTCCGTGGAGGATGCCCGGCTGGGGAGG GTCCAGTTCTCCCGTGTGGCCCGTGTGTGTAAGCGTGACATGGGTGGCTCACCCCGGGCCTTGGACCGGCATTGGACATCCTTCCTGAAGCTTCGGCTCAATTGCTCTGTCCCTGGGGACTCTGCCTTCTATTTTGATGTCTTACAGGCCTTGACTGGGCCTGTGAACTTGCATGGCCGCTCTGCTCTCTTTGGGGTCTTCACCACCCAGACCAATAG CATCCCTGGCTCTGCGGTCTGTGCATTCTACCTGGATGATATTGAACGTGGATTTGAGGGCAAGTTCAAGGAGCAGAGGAGTCTGGATGGGGCCTGGACCCCTGTGTCTGAGGAcagggtcccctcccccag GCCAGGATCCTGTGCAGGAGTAGGTGTAGCTGCCTTGTTCCCCTCTTCCCGAGATCTCCCTGACGACGTCCTGACCTTCATTAAGGCTCACCCACTGCTGGACCCTGCCGTGCCACCTGCCAcccaccagcctctgctcaccCTCACCAGCAG GGCCCTACTGACCCAGGTAGCTGTGGATGGCACTGCTGGTCCCTATGGTAACACCACAGTCCTATTCCTTGGCTCCAATGATGGGAGAGTGTTGAAGGTGCTGCCCCCTGGGGACCAATCTGGGGGACGTGAGCCCATCCTGTTGGAAGAGATTGATGCCTACAGCCCCTCCCG GTGCAGTGGGAAGCGGGCAGCCCAAACAGCACGGCGGGTCATAGGGCTGGAGCTGGACACTGAAAGTCACAGGCTGTTTGTGGCTTTTTCTGGCTGTATCATCTACCTCCCTCTCAGTCGTTGTACCCAGCATGCAGCCTGTCGGAG GAGCTGCCTGGCTTCTCAGGACCCATACTGTGGATGGCATAGCTCCAGAGGCTGTGTGGATATCAGGGTACCTGGTGG GACTGACGTGGATCCAGCTGGGAACCAGGAATCCAGGGAGCATGGCGACTGCCAAG ACGGAGCTGCCGGGAGTCAGTCTGGCACGGGGTCTTCCGCTTACG TGCTTCTGGGTCCTGGCCCTTTCCCTGAGACCCCCAGCCCCCCCAGTGATGCCCATCCCCGGCCCCAGTCTTCCACTCTTGGAGCTCACACACAGG GCGTGCGCCGGGATCTCCCAGCAGCCTCAGCCTCCCGCTCCGTCCCCATCCCGCTGctcctggcctgtgtggctgcaGCCTTCGCCCTGGGTGCCTCAGTCTCTGGCCTCCTGGTCTCCTGTGCTTGTCGCCGCGCCCACCGATGTAGGAGCAAGGACATAGAGACCCCGGGGCTCCCACGCCCTCTCTCCCTTCGAAGCTTGGCCCGGTTGCACGGGCCGGGCCCAGAGCCACCGCCGCCCTCCAAGGATGGAGACACGGCGCAGACCCACCAGCTCTATAccaccttcctgcctcctccagagGCTGGGCCCCCTCCGGACCtggcctgcctgcccaccccggAGTCCACACCCGAGCTGCCAGTCAAGCACCTCCGCAACGCAGGAGGTCCCTGGGAGTGGAACCAGAATGGGAACAACGCCAAGGAGGGCCCAGGCCGTGCACGCAGCGGGAACTCGGCAGGCGGCCCTGCGCCACGCGTGCTGGTGAGGCCGCCGCCACGCGGCTGCCCCGGGCAGGCCGTGGAAGTCACCACCCTGGAGGAATTGCTGCGCTACCTGCATGCTCCGCAACCACCCCGGAAGGGAGCTGAGCCCCTCGGCCCCCTGACCCCACGGGCGCTCCCCGCAGAGCCCGCCCCGGCCGCCACCCTCTTGGTAGGCTCCAGCCTTCTGCCCCGGGAATGCGCCCCACCGCTGCGGCTGGACGTGCCCCCAGACGGGCAGTGCCCGGTGCCCCCAGGCCGGCCGGTCCCTGCTccccggctgggggtggggggcagccggAGGTTGCCCTTTTCCGCTCACCGCGCGCCCCCCGCCCTGCTCACGCGAGTCCCCTCTGGAGGTCCCTCCAGGTACTCGGGGAGACACCTGTACCTGGGCCGCCCAGAGGGCTACCGGGGCCGCACCCTGAAGAGGGTGGACATGGAGAAGCCCCAGTTGCCCCGGAAGCTCCCCCTAGTCCTACCCTCCTCCCAGCCGGCCGTCCCTGGCGGCAGCCATTTTAACTTCTAA